In one window of Candidatus Methylomirabilota bacterium DNA:
- a CDS encoding PilZ domain-containing protein: MNNPTDTRRSPRIPCDLPMEYELKGGRPQEGRITKLGTKGALLTTQEPVPPGAELVLRFRRPLSNRPTRIVCTVKYADQSGIGVEFSRLTSQEQEEIWKFHAKESARQRKSRS, translated from the coding sequence ATGAATAACCCGACTGATACGCGACGCTCGCCCCGTATTCCCTGCGACCTCCCGATGGAGTATGAACTCAAAGGCGGCCGCCCCCAGGAGGGCCGGATCACCAAGCTCGGCACTAAAGGGGCGCTCCTCACTACGCAGGAGCCGGTCCCGCCCGGGGCCGAGCTGGTCCTCCGTTTCCGCCGCCCCCTTAGCAACCGTCCGACCCGAATTGTCTGTACGGTGAAGTACGCGGACCAGAGCGGCATCGGGGTGGAGTTCTCCCGCCTGACATCCCAGGAACAGGAAGAGATTTGGAAGTTTCACGCGAAGGAATCGGCCCGGCAGCGGAAATCGCGTTCGTAG